One genomic region from Labeo rohita strain BAU-BD-2019 chromosome 7, IGBB_LRoh.1.0, whole genome shotgun sequence encodes:
- the rwdd gene encoding RWD domain-containing protein 4, translated as MTANEDQEMELEALRSIYEGDDCFKELSPVSFQFRIGDLEDSKSFLLEVSWPENYPETAPHISLDAFFNNRISLETKQYILSKLSEQVEANLGTAMMYTLFEWAKENQETLMENHQPVTSAVTLISNSDVVNNSTSVSKKKEKKEQLTKAQKRKLIGRTDNKGELPRGWNWVDVIKLSKTGGKDED; from the exons ATGACTGCCAATGAAGACCAGGAG ATGGAGTTGGAGGCTCTGCGCTCCATCTATGAAGGAGATGACTGCTTTAAAGAGCTCAGCCCTGTTTCCTTTCAGTTCAGG atAGGAGATCTTGAGGACTCCAAATCCTTCCTTCTAGAAGTGTCATGGCCAGAGAACTATCCTGAAACTGCCCCACACATATCATTAGATGCTTTTTTCAACAACAGAAT ATCCCTGGAGACAAAACAGTACATTCTCTCAAAGTTGAGTGAACAGGTAGAGGCTAACCTGGGTACTGCCATGATGTACACACTCTTTGAGTGGGCCAAAGAGAACCAGGAAACACTCATGGAAAACCACCAGCCTGTGACGTCCGCTGTG ACCCTGATATCCAACAGCGATGTCGTGAATAATTCCACCTCTGTTAGTaagaagaaggagaagaaaGAGCAACTAACCAAAGCACAGAAGAGGAAACTGATTGGAAGAACAG ATAATAAAGGTGAACTGCCAAGAGGTTGGAACTGGGTAGATGTTATTAAG ctgagcAAAACTGGAGGAAAAGATGAAGATTAA